The Aeoliella mucimassa genome includes the window GGTAACGCGACGCTTGGCCCTGCCCCGCGACCGTTGGCCGAGCGGGTGCGAGCGATGGATCCGCCAGCGCGGGGAGGAGTGGCTCCTTGCACGCTCGAGGAGGCTTCTGGCCCGGTGCTCGGCGAAATGGCCCCGCCGCCCGAGGTAGCCCCGGCCGGGGCACGAGCCTGCGTGAGTTTACTGGCGTCCGCCCGGTCGGGTCGTCCCGCAGCACTCGGCTGCAGGGCTCCGCCCGATTGGGTCTCGACGCGGGCGATCGCGGCGGTGCTCGGCGCGGCGGCACCAGCCGATCCGCTGGCTGGCGGGGCCAACGATACCGACGAGGGCGACATCGCTGCCTGGGCGATTCGGCGCGGTCCTAGCCCCCGATTGGTCTCCGGCGCCTGCATCGCCATGCGACCTCCCATCGAGCCGCGTCCCTGCCCTTGCTCGGGAGCGACCTGGGGGGGTCCCGTGTCGAACTCCGCCTCGCCTTTGGCGGCGGTGATGTCGCCGAGCGTCACGTTGGCGAACTGGCGATCGGTCGCAGCACTGCTCGACGCGCTGATGTTGTCGGGCTTGGTTGCCCCAGCGACGTCGGCCATCGGCGTCGGAATCGCGGCGAGGGTCGATTGCGGGGTTGCGGCTGCGGCCCGGCCCTTAGCGACCTGGGCGACCGGGTTCGGGGCCAGCGACGGCCCACGTTCGGTTTGCGTGCTGCGGTTGCGTTTGGCCGTGGAACTGGCGAACGGAGCACTACGACTGGCTGGCGCGGGGGCGTCGCCCACGTTGTTGAGCCCCGAGCCCTGCATGCCGGTTCCCCCGCGAGAGTCGGCCAGCACCCGCGGCGAGGGACTCGTCGACGGAGTCGGCGTGGTTTGCTGCGGCACCGCGGCCATCACCGACTCAGGCGAGTCGGCAATCGCCTGGGCGATCGACTTACTGGGCGACGCGTTGTTCGCAGGCGTCGCCGCGGGGTTCGTCATCGCGACGCGAGTCGGGCGACGATCGGACTTCACGCTCGGCGACGGCGTCGCGGTCGACGAGTCTTCCACCGCCTCGGCGATGTTCGATTGCTGGCGATTCGGTTGCTGCTGCTTGGCCACCGCGGCGGCGATCGGTTCCACCGCCTGATCGGTCGTCGAGGCCGAGCGGGTTTGCTCGGCTGGCCTGCGCGCGGTCGGCGTGAGTTCCACCGCCTGGGCGACGCTCACCGCGGTGCGGCGATCGAGCGGAGTTGGTGCTGCTGCGGGAGTCATCTCCGGCTCCCGCGTGTCGCGTCGTGCGACCATGGTTGGCGGAGTCGGTCGCTCAATCTGGGGCTCAGGTGTGTCTTTTTGCGATACTACTGGTTCGCGAGGCCGTTCCAGCCGCGAGGGCTCGGCCGCTACGCGATTGGTTTCCGGTGTGGTCACGCTCGGCGCGATGCTCGCCAGGGCTGGTTCCACCACCTCGGCGGGCGATTGACGCTGCCGCGGGGTCGGCTCGTTCTGGGCCACCTGCGGGGCGTCGGTGTTCTCGCGGCGAGGAGCATTGGTAGGCGCCGCGGCCGATGCCTGCTCGGGAGCGGGCGTCGACTCGCTTTGGCTCGGATTCGCTTTGGCCACCTGCGCGGCTGGCGACGGCTCGGCCGACTCCGAAGGGGTCGGCTGCTTCGGGCGTACGATCGGCTGCGGAGCCGTGGTCGCCAGCGTGGCCGCCTCGGTCTGCCGGCTCTGCTGCCCTGGCGACTCCGCCCGGTGCGCCAGGGCGGTGCGCGGCCGGCGCTGATTCATCGACTGGGGAGCATCGGTCGAGGCCAGTTCGGGGGCTTCCTGCTGCTCGACACTCTCGGTCGGCGACTCGGCTTTCGATTGCTCGGTTTGGGCTTCGATTTGTTGGGCGAGCTGCTCGGTAGGTACTGGTTTCTCGTACTCCTGCTGCTCGGTTTCGGGACGCACGATCTCGACCACCTCCGGCAGCTTTTCTTCTGGCTGCATCACCACTTGTCGATCGATGTCGGTCACCGGTTCGGTAAAGAAGAACATCAGGTTCGACAGCAACAGCACGATCGCCAGCACGGTATGGAACACCAGGCTCCAGGCGACCCCGAAGCGTAACCGCTGCTCCATCCACTTGCCCGGTTTGGCAGCCAGCCAGGCCAGTAGTGCCCAGGTGACCGCGACCCCCATCAGGCGGACCCATGCGTTGTACAGCATCCGCGGGTCTTCCCACCCGCCGAGCGCAAGCACAAGTACCGTGATCAACATCGCCCAGAGCATCAGCACCCATTGCGTGGTGCTATTACGCTCGTCGAAGGCGTTTGACCGACGTCGCGGCAGTTTGCGAATATTCCGTTGGTTGGGCATTGCGCTCGGCGGGTGGCTATTCGGTAGCGATGTTGTAATCGCGGATATTCGCCTTGTTACATGCGTTGATCACGGCCACCGCGTTGGCGGTGCGTGAGTCCTGGTCGGCGCGAATGGTCACTCGCTGCTTGCCAGGGTTGTTCTCGTAGAGATTTTTCAGCTCGGTTTCCAGCGAGGCCGCCGAGAATTGCTTGCCCTCGATAAAGTAGTCGCCTTCGGCGTTGATGGTGACAAAAATCTCTTTCCCCTCGAACATGGTCGGCTGCGCGGCGCTCGCCTTCGGCAGATTCACCGCCAGGCTGCGTTCTTCTTCCTCGAATCGCGTTGCGACCAGAAAGAAGATCAGCAGCAGGAACACCACATCGATCAGCGGAGTCAGGCTCAGGGTGCTGGCCGAGATTCCTTTTTTGATTTGAACAGGCATGATGCGAACGTGGGAGCTAAGTGCGAGGGCGTGCGGGAGCGAAGCGGCGGACGGCTGCCATCGCGCGGGTTAATTCTTCGCCGGCGTTGGCTGCATATGCGGGGCGGTCGATTTCGACTTCTCCGGCTCGCTTTCCAGGCGCTGCTTATCGAGTCGCAATTTGCCTTCGTAACGCTCCACCTGCGGCAACAGCGATGCGGCCAGGCTCTCGACATTCCGCAGCAGCCGCAAGATGCGACCCTCAAAAAAGTGAGCCAACACCGCAGCGGGGATCGCCACTGCCAGGCCGGCAAACGTGGTGACCAGCGCGACGTAAATGCCTTGCGCCAAGGCTTCGCCTTTGTTCGACGATTCCGGCAGGTTGGCCGTGACAAAGAACGCCTGAATCATGCCCCACACGGTACCCAGCAGGCCTAGCAGCGGGGTGACGCTGGCTGCCAGGTTCAGGGTGCGTACGTTGGAGTACAGCGAGTCGCTCTCGGCCTGACAGGCGTTGGCCACGGTGGTTTCGACTTCCGCGTGCGGGCGGCCTACCTTCAGCAACATCGCGCGGACCACTCTGGCGGCCGAGCTGGGATATCGCTGGCAGAGCTGATACGCCTGGCGCGGGTCGAACACGCTCGATTCGGCGAGCTTGCCGAGTTGCTGCACAAGTTCCTCGGGGATGATCCGCGACTCTCGCAGCCCGAAGGCACGCTCGATGCCGATGGCGACCACCAGGATCGACATTAGCACGATCGGGGCCATCAGCCAGCCCCCTTTGGTCAGCAGATCGAACATGCGTACGGTCGGCACGTCGGAAACTGGCTGCTCGGCGGCCACTTCCGAGTCGGTGGGGCCACTCAGCACCTCGCTCGCCCGATCGTTCGAGGGGCTCTCCTGCGAACCGCCCTGTTGGGCCCAGGTGGTGGTCGACGCGAGCAGGAAGGTCGCCACGAGACCAACCAACAGGTACGCGAAAAATCGATTCATGGCAGCAAGCGGGGTGGAGAGGAAAAGTAGCCTGTGACTCACGGAGCGGGAGGAGCGTCATGCTCTCCCATGGCAAGAGATGCGCGAAGGGGGCTAAGTGCCCCCTAAACTGTTCAGCCGGTTCTTGGCAAGCTCGGCCTTGGAGTGCTCGGGGAAGCGTTCCACTAGCTCCGCGTACACCTTTTTGGCTGCCGAACTGCGGTCGAGTTGTTCCAGGCACCGCGCGGCTTCGAACAGCGATTCGGCCTGCCAGTTGTGGTAGGCCTCGGGGGCCTGGCGGTCGCCATAACCGTAAGCAACGCGGAAGAAGCTGCGAATCGCCGGCTCGTAGTCCTTCGCGGCGAACTGCAATTCGCCGGTGACGAATCGCGCCCGGGCGCCGAGCGGCGAGGTATCGCGGTCGGCCACTTTCAGCAGCAGCGGCATCGCTTCGTCCGGCTTATTCTGCTTGGCCAAGGCCCAGCCGAGTTCGTACTCCACTTCGCTCTGCCCGGCGTAGTCGGGATAGTCGGCGTTAGCTTTCTTGAGCCACGCGACTGCTTGATCCCATTGCTTGAGCTGATTGGCCGCTTGCCCGGCGTGAAGCATGCCGAGCGGGGCGAGTGACTGGGCCGTGGGCTTGTCGGCCTTGGCCTCGTCGTACGCGGCCAAGGCTTTCTCGTATTCTTCCAGGGCAAAGAGCGACTCGCCCCGCATCCACTTGGCGTCGGCCGCCAGCGATGCGGTGGGGTACGCCTGCATTTGCACTTCGAAGCTATCGGCGGCCTGATCGTATTTCTTGTCCTTGAAGCGAGCCCAGGCCAGCATGTGCAGCGCCTTCTCGTGCAGCTCGGGATCGCTCATGTTGCCATCGGCCGATTTGGCAAACCACTCCGCGGCCGCAGGGAACTCGCCTGCTTCGTAGTGCGACTCGCCGATGCGGAACATCGCGTCGCGAGCCAGTGGGCTGTCGGCAAACTGTTCGGCCAGCTTCGTGAACGCCTGTTGCGATTCGGCCGGTTTCTTCGCTTCGCGATAGGCCCAGCCGAGCTCGTACCACGCCCGATCGCGATCGGTAAACTCGTCGCCGGCGGTGGTGGCAGTGGTGAGTGCGGCGATAGCTTCGTCCCATTTCTCAAGGCCGGCCAGGCTGGTGCCGCGGGCCAAGGCGACCTGAGGATTCTTGCCATCCATGCCGGCCAAAGCTTTCAGCGCTTCGGTATGCTTGCCGGCCTGAGCCAGCGAACTGGCTTGCCCCATCTGCCCTTCGCGGGCGAGGGCGTGATCGGGGTATTCGGTCGCTAGCTTGGCAAACCGCTCCGCGGCCGCGGCGGCCTGATCGCTGTTGAGCAGCAATCGTGCCGCGCGATAGCCGGCGTACGGAGCCAGCGGGTGCTTGGCTGCGGTGGCTACCACCTGGTCGTAATCGGCGATGGCCGCTTCGGCGTTGCCCGCTTTCTCGTTGGCTTCGCCCCGTCGGTAATAGGCCTGGGCCAGCATCGTGGCTTCGGGCTGCGAGTCGATGAGCGACGTTAGCGAAGCGATCGCTGCATCCAACTCCCCAGCGGCGGCTTGCGAGCGGCCAGTAATCAACTTGGCTTCAGCGGTCCAGTTGCTCGGAGGATCGAGCGCGGCGACTGCTTTCAGGGCTTCGATCGCCTGAGGATACTGTTTGAGGCGGTAATTCGCGCGACCCACGAGGAACTGGGCCTGCTGGCCATCGCTGCTGTCGGCCGCTGCGTTGAGCGGTTGGAGCGTGGTGAGCACTGCTTGCTCGTCGCCAGCGGTACTATGGGCCCACGCTTTGCGAACGCTCCAGGCCAGGCGATGCTCGTCGTCGGCCGACTTCAGTAGCTCGGCAAACGTGGTTGCAGCTGCCTGAGCCTCGCCGGCTCGCAGCTGGGCCTCGGCCAGGGTGAGTTGGGCGTCGCCGACAAAGCTCGAATCGCCATACTTGGCGATCACTTGCTCGGCGTATTGCTTGGCCTTGGCAAAGTCCTGCAATTCCAGCGCGGTCGCGGCTGCCAGGTAGAATCCCTCGGCGGCCACTTCGCCTTCGCCGGCCGCTGCGGCCGCTGCGTAGACATCTACCGACGCGGCTCGCTGGTTATCGAGGGCATACATCGCATCGGCCTTGGCCAGCATCAATTCGGGCGAGCTGGTTTTGGCCAGCGCCTGGTCGGCGGCCGCCAAGGCCTTTTCGGCCGAGCTGGCTTCGATCAGCGCCCGGACCCACCAGTGGGCCAGGTCGGCATCTTCTGGCTTGGCCTGGTAGGCAGTGCCAAGTTTCTCGGCCGCCTGGGCGTACGACTGAGCTTGGTAGAGGGCTTTGCCAGCCGAGGCGACGTCGCCAAGTTGCTCGTAGGCCTCTGCGGCTTGTTGGTACTCGCCGGCGTTGAACAGGGCGCTGGCTCGGGCCGAGCGGGCAAAGTTGGCGTCCATCAGCGCGTCGCCCTTCGTCAGGGCTTCGCCGTAACGTGTGGCGGCTTCCTGATAACGACCCGCGGCCGAGAGGGCATCGCCCAGGCGCACGAGCGCTTCGCCAGCGACGACAGGTTCGGGGTTAGTGGACAGTAGCGTCTCGAGCGACTTGATTGCCTCGTCGGCGTCGCCGGTTTCGTTCAAGGCCACCGACAACGCTAATCGCACGTCGCCTGCCAAGGGACTGTCGCCATGCTTCTGAAGCCATTCGCGGTAGGCCTTTACCGCGTTCTCGGTTTGCCCCAAAGCGTACAGCGACTCGGCCCGGTAATAGTCGGCCTGCGGGGCGAGCTTGCTAGTGGGGAACTCCTTACGCAGCCGATCGAACGCGGCAACCGCCTGCTGGTAAGCGGTGTTCGCCGGGTTGCCTTCGAGCGCCTGGGCCTGGTTGTAAGCGGCCAGCCCCATGTTGGTGAGCGTCGCTTCGGTCAGCTCATGCTTGGGATATTTTTTCAGAAAAGTTTCGAACGATTGAATCGCTTCGGGGTACTTACCCAGTTGAAACTGGCACACACCCGCATGGTGCCAACCGCTGGCCGCGAGCGCGTCGTCGGCATGCTTGGTGGCCAGGCGTTGCCATTCGGTGAGCGCCAGATCGTACTGCTCGAGCTTCTGGTAGCGGGCCGCGAGATTGTAATTCTCGATCGCGTCGGCCGACGATTGCCCCAGCGAGGCTTGGGCCCCAAGCAGTAAAAAGCTTACAGCTAGCGGGAAAAGTGCCAATCCGCTTCGCAAATTCATAATCGAACCCAATCGTCCAAGAATGGTTGATCGCTTGTAAAGTGCCATGATGGTGGATCGTGCAACCGAAGTGCACTTCCTTTCTCCTATTCGTAGGCAATCCCCCAATTATCGCCGGTTACTGCAGATGATCCAGGTGATCTGCCACTTTGTCACCAAGTTTTCTGCTGTCTCCCGCCGTTGGAGCGACGGGGCTAACTATTCCCAACTCTTTCTTGACAAACATCTTACGTCGGGTTGCAATAGGATGTGTAGCGGTAGCCCGCCTTAGGGGCTCGAAGCGGGCAGCCACAGAGAATCGAGGTAATCCAGGTGATTTCAGCCATCTTGTCGTATCAACTCCATAGCCTCTCTAGAAGGGGTGCGTTGTCTTATCATTTGCTTGGCGCTGTCGTTCGTACGCGGCCCGCGCGTCGACGGGTCGGTTTCACCTTGGTGGAAATGCTGGTTGCCATCACGATCACGCTAGTGATGATGGCTACCGTCGTGGGGGTGTTCGCCACGCTCAGTTCGAGTGTGACGAAGCGGCAAGCCGTGATTGAAGTGAACAATCAAGTCCGCCAGGTACGCAATACACTGCAGCGCGACCTCGCTGGTATCACCTGTCCTACGCTCCCTTGGACCAAGCCGGAATCGAACGCAGGATACTTTGAATACATCGAAGGCATTCACTGCGACTTCTTCCCCAGTGACCTGACTGATGACTTGAGTTCGAATCCGATCCCTGGCGAAATCGACCATGCCAGCTCCACGCTGCCAGCCAGCAACACGAACTTCGCTCTGAGCAACCCCGGTTGGGTGACCGACGGCGGTGGACTCGGCGACTACGACGACGTGCTCGCGTTCACATCGCGCAACGAAAAAGAACCTTTCAGCGGCCCCGCGCCGAAGAACAATGTTAATACCAATGACAACGACGACATAAACCAACAAAATCCATTTGCCAATTGGGGATCGCAGGCAATCACGTCGCCGGTGGCCGAAGTCATTTGGTTTTGTGTGGAGAATCCGGCCGTCGATACCGGTGGTTACTTCGGCACCAGTTCGGAGCAAGGGTTCCGTACTATTTACCGTCGTACGCTGCTGGTGGCCCCCTGGCTCAACTACTACTACAACGTCGACGATGCTGGCAATAAGAGCCGACCCGGCGTGCTACGAATCCTTACCAACCTGGCCGACGAAACAAGCGACCAGGCCGAAGCCCTGGCCGCGTTGATTGCGTTTCAAGAGCGGTACGATATTTCCGCCCGCATTGAGTTCGATCATTCGATCAATGCCCCCGATGGCTGTTGGACCATCAAAGCCAACACGTTGGCCGATCTAACGAAACGCGAAAACCGCTACGAACACCACGGTTTCGCTGGCGACGCCAGCTCCGGCAGTCGCAATTTCCCGTTCGTCATGGTCTCGGCCGGCGGCGGATCGACTAGTAGTGTTCGCTTTATCGTCGATCGCGAGCTGAGTGGCGGAGGAGCTTCTGCCAATCCTCGTGCCGGATCGAGCAACGAAGTGCTCGGTTTTGATGTGCGTACGGGCGGTGGCTACCCAATTCGTCCCCTCGCCATCCTCGATGGCGGCAGCACTGCCCGTGCAGTGGTGAATGAACCGGGCCCGGCAGCGAACGGATTGGGCCAGGTGGTGCATCTAACTACTGGGCTGGTTCCGCTGAGCATCACGGGACCCAATCAAAGCCGCCGCGGCAACGACCTGATGCTGAGCGACGTCTTAGGCTTCGACGTGCGAGTTTACGATCCACAGTCTCCCATCTATGCACTCAATCCCAATGGTTCTGCAGTTCAAAATGGTGATTCCGTGGATCCTGCTACCGATATCACTTCGGTCGATGCGGGGGACGTGGGGTGGCGTTTTGCCCTTAACTCAAGCGATCCCATGCAGGTCGGCGAGGGAGCCTTTGTTGATCTTGGGTACCTAGAACTGCACGAACTGGACGCGCGGCGGTGGGGTGTGAACCTATCAAATCTCCCCTTCACCATCTCCTCTCCTTATGCTGGTTTGCCTCACGCGAAGTCGAAACTCAACGACGCGCGCCTGACCCGCGTGTACGATACCTGGAGCTTTAGCTACGAGAACGACGGGGTGAACCAAGACGGTGACGACCTGAACGGCGTACCGATGGTCGACGAGGGGACCGACGGGTTCGACAGCTTCACCTGGTACGATATGGATGGCGATGGATCGAACGATTCGTGGACCAAGTTGTTAGGGGCCGACGACATGGCCGAGCGCGAGACCTCGCCCCCCTACCCTGCTCCGCTTCGCGCGGTGCAAGTATCGCTTCGCGTCTACGAACCCGACAGCGGCCAGATTCGCGAAGTCACGGTGCGTCAGCACTTTGTTCCCGAATAGGAGGAAGCCCGAGTAAAGGGCAAAGCTCTGAATTTCTGGTCTCCGACTACTGACTTTCCCGTTCGGTATTCATGCACTGCATTCGTCTTCGAGGTCCCTGGCGTTACGAAGTGCTCGAGCGTCAGGCGGGCGACCCTACGCGTTCAAGCGAGGGCAAGCAGCAACTGCCGGCCGACTGGTCGAGCACGTTAGGCGACGACTTTCGCGGCACCGTGCGCTTTGTGCGCAAGTTTCACCAGCCTACGGGGCTCGAAACCGACCAGCAGGTCTGGTTATCGATCGAGTCGCTCGTTTCATCCGCCCGGGTGACGCTGAACGACCAAATGCTGCCCGATTGCGAGGCCGGCAACTGGCGTCACGAGGTGCATAAGTTGCTTCTGCCGAGCAACGAGCTTACGATCGAGGTCACCCACCCCCACCAGGCCGCCGGCCCGGGAGGTCTTGATGGTCTGGTGCAGCTTGAGATCCAAACGGTGCGTCCCCGGCCGGTCGATTGATATCGGCCCGCGGTTGACGTCTGTCACGAGAAAGGTCCCCCTTCGATGCGTACTCTGTTTGCTTCTATGGTCGTACTCTGCTGGCTTGCGTCCGGCGTAGCCTTGGCCGAACTGCCTGCTCCGGATGCATGGCAACCGAATTGGCTCACGCTGCAAGACGATCAAACGTCGGACGACGAAGAGCCTAAAAACGACGCTCCTAAAATCGCCTGTTGGCTCGACAAAGAGATGATCGCCGAGGGATGGCTGCAGTTGAGTAATGATGCGTCGATGTTTGGATGGCAGGCAACGAACGACGAGGGTTGGACGCTCTGCGCCAATCATCAAATGTACTATGAAGGGCAGGAAAAAGGCTGGTTGATGACCACCACCGAGTGGACCGACTTTGAATTGGTAGTCGATTACACTTGTAACGACGAGCAAGTGAACAGCGGAGTGTTTATTCGCAGCAAGCTTGAGCCTGAGAATCCCACGAGCGACTGCTACGAAGTGAACATCGCTCCCGAGTCGAACGACTACCCCACCGGTAGTATCGTCGGTCATGCGCGCGGTAAGTACGAGCCGGACCAGCTGGCCTCGTTAGGGGGGAAAGATAATCAGGTGCATCGCCTGGAGATCACCGCGAATGGCCCGCAAATCGTGGTGAAGCGGGATGGCAAACTCGTGTGCGACTACGTCGATAACAGCCCAGCCCCACGACTCAAGGGACGCATCGGTCTGCAGTACAAAGAAGGGGTGGTGCACTTCCGCCGTGTGCTGCTCAAACCGCTAAACACCAAGCCGATCTTCAATGGCAAGGACCTTACCGGGTGGAAGACCGACCTCGCGGGGCCTGCTGAGTTTTCGGTAACCAAAGCAGGCGAGATGCAGGTGCTCGGAGGCTCGGGCCAGGCGGAGTCGACTGCTGTGTATGGCGATTTCGTGCTGCAATACGAGTGCAAAGTCAACGGCGACGGGGCCAACTCCGGCGTGTTCTTTCGCTCGATCCCCGGCGACAAAATGAACGGCTACGAGTGCCAAGTGCAGAACACCTACGTCGATGGCGACCGCACCCAGCCTAAGGACTGCGGAACCGGCGGCATCTACCGCCGGGTGAACGCGCGGCTGGTGAATGCTAGCGACCACGAGTGGTTCACCACCACCGTGCACGCCGACGGCCCGCACATCGGGACTTGGGTGAACGGACTGCAGGTGGTCGACTGGACCGACACCCGCAAGCCCGACGACAATCCTCGGCGCGGACTGCGGACCGAAGCGGGCACGTTTTGCTTGCAAGCACACGACCCGACCACCAACTTGCTGTTCCGCAACATGCGCGTGCAGTCCATGATTACCCAGCATTGATTTTCCGCCCAAATAGCCTAATTGTCCGGCCGTGTACCGGTGTGCTATCATCGCGGAACGGAGGGTTGGCGAATCGCAAGAAAACACTGGCAATCAAGCGCAAAGTGTTTTCTTGCAAATACTTATGGAAATAATATCAATCTTGACTGGTTTACCCAGACCCGTATAATCCGCTCACACCTGGCAAACCAGGTAACCTCGGCAGGCGCGGCGGATGTTGCGAATTGCAGAGGCGTGTAGAATTGTGTAAATCGTGAGTTTTTTACACTTTACGGCAAACAGGAACTAACGGGGCCCTGGTGCCCGCGACGAAAAGGGACATATCACATCCCAGTGTCGCGTTGGTTTCCGGCCATTGATGGCCGTGCCATTCCCGCTCACATGGCTAAGGAGAGAGGTGGTTGAGCGTATGAAAACCGTGTTCACAACTGGCGAGGCCGCGAAGATTTGCAAGGTCAGCCAGCAAACCATCATTCGCTGCTTCGACTCGGGACAGCTCAAGGGGTTCCGCGTACCGGGTAGCCGCTTCCGTCGCATTCCTCGCGACCAGCTGTACTCGTTCATGCGCGACAACGGCATTCCGACCGACGCTCTGGATAGTGGCAAACGCAAGATTCTGATCGTCGACGACGACGAGGATCTGGTAGACCTGCTGGTCGATCACTTTGAGCGCGACGGACGCTTCGACGTGCGTAGCGTTAACAACGGGTTCGGCGCCGGCATGATGATCAAAGAGTTCGGCCCCGACCTGGTGGTGCTCGACGTGATGCTGCCCGATATCAACGGCATGGAAGTATGCCAGTTGGTGCGGAGCGACAAGTCGATGGACGAAGTTCGCATCATCTGCATCTCGGGTATGGTCGAGCAGGATCGCATTCAGCAACTCCGCGACGCGGGCGCGAACGACTTCATGAAGAAGCCGTTTGATATCGACGCCTTGTCGACCCGAGTGTGTCAGTTGCTCGAAATCGAATCGGCTTCGCCTAACTAATCACACGACTTGTTCGCTGGCACTATGTGATGTTGTGGTTGCCCGCTCTCCATTCCGCTCCGGGCAATCCTCCGTTGGCCGTGTCCGACGCCGCTGCGGTGGCGTTGGAGACTGCGCTGCTCGAGCCGCTGGCCGCTGAGAGCCAGCTTAGTGCCGCGCTGCTGATTGATCCTTGGTTCTGTCGCTGGGCGGCCACCGACTGCCCAGCGGCGCAAACCATTGCCGAGCTGGCCCGCCAGTTTGCAATCGGCCTGGCCGATCGACTGAAGTCGTTGCCCAGTCAGCCGCCATGCTGGTTGCGCCCTAGCGTGGGCGACGCCCAGGCGTTTGCTGCGCAGGCCGAATCGATTCGCAACCAGGCGTTGCAGCTCGAACTACTTGGCTTGCCAGCGGCCGCTTCGCCGGCGTTCTTCGAGCGGCTGCTCCACGCGGTGCCCGACTACGGTTCGCAAATCGTGATGTCGGATTACTTGCTCGAGATGCCTGGCATCGACTGGCGGTTGTCGCGTTTGATCGCGTTGGTGCACCAGCCGAATCGTTGCGAGATCGATCTCGAGCAAGCGAAGCTGGCCGCCATGAAAGAACTCGCGTACGGAGCGAGTCACGAAATCAATAATCCGCTGGCCAACATCTCGGGCCGGGCGCAGTCGCTGCTTCGCGACGAGCCCGATCCTCGCCGGCGGCGGTTGCTCAAGGCGATCGACGCCCAGGCGATTCGCGCGCACGAGATGATCTCGGACCTGATGCTGTTTGCCCACCCGCCAGCCTTGGTGCTGGAGGAGGTCGACCTGGTGCAACTCGTCAACCAGTGTGTTGCCGAGATGCAGCCGATCGCCGAAACGCAGCAAATCGAACTACATAGCGAAACGCCCAGCGAGCCACTAACCGCTCAGCTCGACGCGACGCAAACGCTGGTCGCCATCCTCGCCCTGCTGCGTAACAGTGTGGAAGCGATCGGCTTCGGCGGCTCTATTACCACCGAGCTGCAAGGCTGCGACGAGTGGGCCGAAATCGCCGTGACCGACACTGGTCCCGGCGTGCCGGTGGAAGTCCGTGA containing:
- a CDS encoding ExbD/TolR family protein; its protein translation is MPVQIKKGISASTLSLTPLIDVVFLLLIFFLVATRFEEEERSLAVNLPKASAAQPTMFEGKEIFVTINAEGDYFIEGKQFSAASLETELKNLYENNPGKQRVTIRADQDSRTANAVAVINACNKANIRDYNIATE
- a CDS encoding MotA/TolQ/ExbB proton channel family protein, yielding MNRFFAYLLVGLVATFLLASTTTWAQQGGSQESPSNDRASEVLSGPTDSEVAAEQPVSDVPTVRMFDLLTKGGWLMAPIVLMSILVVAIGIERAFGLRESRIIPEELVQQLGKLAESSVFDPRQAYQLCQRYPSSAARVVRAMLLKVGRPHAEVETTVANACQAESDSLYSNVRTLNLAASVTPLLGLLGTVWGMIQAFFVTANLPESSNKGEALAQGIYVALVTTFAGLAVAIPAAVLAHFFEGRILRLLRNVESLAASLLPQVERYEGKLRLDKQRLESEPEKSKSTAPHMQPTPAKN
- a CDS encoding tetratricopeptide repeat protein, encoding MALFPLAVSFLLLGAQASLGQSSADAIENYNLAARYQKLEQYDLALTEWQRLATKHADDALAASGWHHAGVCQFQLGKYPEAIQSFETFLKKYPKHELTEATLTNMGLAAYNQAQALEGNPANTAYQQAVAAFDRLRKEFPTSKLAPQADYYRAESLYALGQTENAVKAYREWLQKHGDSPLAGDVRLALSVALNETGDADEAIKSLETLLSTNPEPVVAGEALVRLGDALSAAGRYQEAATRYGEALTKGDALMDANFARSARASALFNAGEYQQAAEAYEQLGDVASAGKALYQAQSYAQAAEKLGTAYQAKPEDADLAHWWVRALIEASSAEKALAAADQALAKTSSPELMLAKADAMYALDNQRAASVDVYAAAAAAGEGEVAAEGFYLAAATALELQDFAKAKQYAEQVIAKYGDSSFVGDAQLTLAEAQLRAGEAQAAATTFAELLKSADDEHRLAWSVRKAWAHSTAGDEQAVLTTLQPLNAAADSSDGQQAQFLVGRANYRLKQYPQAIEALKAVAALDPPSNWTAEAKLITGRSQAAAGELDAAIASLTSLIDSQPEATMLAQAYYRRGEANEKAGNAEAAIADYDQVVATAAKHPLAPYAGYRAARLLLNSDQAAAAAERFAKLATEYPDHALAREGQMGQASSLAQAGKHTEALKALAGMDGKNPQVALARGTSLAGLEKWDEAIAALTTATTAGDEFTDRDRAWYELGWAYREAKKPAESQQAFTKLAEQFADSPLARDAMFRIGESHYEAGEFPAAAEWFAKSADGNMSDPELHEKALHMLAWARFKDKKYDQAADSFEVQMQAYPTASLAADAKWMRGESLFALEEYEKALAAYDEAKADKPTAQSLAPLGMLHAGQAANQLKQWDQAVAWLKKANADYPDYAGQSEVEYELGWALAKQNKPDEAMPLLLKVADRDTSPLGARARFVTGELQFAAKDYEPAIRSFFRVAYGYGDRQAPEAYHNWQAESLFEAARCLEQLDRSSAAKKVYAELVERFPEHSKAELAKNRLNSLGGT
- a CDS encoding prepilin-type N-terminal cleavage/methylation domain-containing protein — protein: MSYHLLGAVVRTRPARRRVGFTLVEMLVAITITLVMMATVVGVFATLSSSVTKRQAVIEVNNQVRQVRNTLQRDLAGITCPTLPWTKPESNAGYFEYIEGIHCDFFPSDLTDDLSSNPIPGEIDHASSTLPASNTNFALSNPGWVTDGGGLGDYDDVLAFTSRNEKEPFSGPAPKNNVNTNDNDDINQQNPFANWGSQAITSPVAEVIWFCVENPAVDTGGYFGTSSEQGFRTIYRRTLLVAPWLNYYYNVDDAGNKSRPGVLRILTNLADETSDQAEALAALIAFQERYDISARIEFDHSINAPDGCWTIKANTLADLTKRENRYEHHGFAGDASSGSRNFPFVMVSAGGGSTSSVRFIVDRELSGGGASANPRAGSSNEVLGFDVRTGGGYPIRPLAILDGGSTARAVVNEPGPAANGLGQVVHLTTGLVPLSITGPNQSRRGNDLMLSDVLGFDVRVYDPQSPIYALNPNGSAVQNGDSVDPATDITSVDAGDVGWRFALNSSDPMQVGEGAFVDLGYLELHELDARRWGVNLSNLPFTISSPYAGLPHAKSKLNDARLTRVYDTWSFSYENDGVNQDGDDLNGVPMVDEGTDGFDSFTWYDMDGDGSNDSWTKLLGADDMAERETSPPYPAPLRAVQVSLRVYEPDSGQIREVTVRQHFVPE
- a CDS encoding 3-keto-disaccharide hydrolase is translated as MRTLFASMVVLCWLASGVALAELPAPDAWQPNWLTLQDDQTSDDEEPKNDAPKIACWLDKEMIAEGWLQLSNDASMFGWQATNDEGWTLCANHQMYYEGQEKGWLMTTTEWTDFELVVDYTCNDEQVNSGVFIRSKLEPENPTSDCYEVNIAPESNDYPTGSIVGHARGKYEPDQLASLGGKDNQVHRLEITANGPQIVVKRDGKLVCDYVDNSPAPRLKGRIGLQYKEGVVHFRRVLLKPLNTKPIFNGKDLTGWKTDLAGPAEFSVTKAGEMQVLGGSGQAESTAVYGDFVLQYECKVNGDGANSGVFFRSIPGDKMNGYECQVQNTYVDGDRTQPKDCGTGGIYRRVNARLVNASDHEWFTTTVHADGPHIGTWVNGLQVVDWTDTRKPDDNPRRGLRTEAGTFCLQAHDPTTNLLFRNMRVQSMITQH